The following are encoded together in the Tepidiforma bonchosmolovskayae genome:
- the csm5 gene encoding type III-A CRISPR-associated RAMP protein Csm5: MSQPRLVQFRLTFQVLTPLHIGSGIRYHRDYDFRDEGGKAVRLVDVDRALELLPDQLIPRIADGRIAAALDPRTLEQATRAILPVYGTRAVGQDLLAFIRDGMGRAYLPGSTLKGAFRSALLDAFVQRNRDTVRGLVRAGEGSREQAARGVERRAFDVNIEHTVEGRDFPNRDVNRWLRLADAFPVGELKMVASEVQVRSVSSRGRQAIPVWVEAVSPGAQFVTTLAMAPAAWSPWKELDDDRKVLFGSNLLGVLQTWGAALREIELAHWRRLDPGVASNFEGKVPAGQTVFPVGFGTGWVAKTIGRHLRDDRDLMRQLLYRYRLSRSKSPDPANFPVGHRVVDGPGGWLPMGWVMVSGAEPVR; encoded by the coding sequence GTGAGCCAGCCGCGCTTGGTCCAGTTCCGTCTCACGTTCCAGGTCCTCACCCCGCTGCACATCGGGTCCGGAATCCGCTACCACCGCGACTACGATTTCCGCGACGAAGGCGGGAAGGCCGTCCGCCTGGTCGACGTGGACCGGGCGCTGGAACTGCTGCCGGACCAGCTGATTCCGCGCATTGCCGACGGCCGGATTGCGGCCGCGCTTGACCCACGCACGCTTGAGCAGGCAACGCGCGCCATCCTGCCGGTGTACGGCACACGCGCCGTCGGGCAGGACCTGCTCGCCTTCATCCGGGACGGGATGGGACGGGCCTACCTGCCGGGGTCGACCCTGAAGGGCGCATTCCGTTCGGCGCTGCTCGATGCCTTCGTTCAGCGGAACCGGGACACGGTCCGGGGGCTGGTCCGAGCCGGGGAAGGATCCCGGGAGCAGGCAGCCCGGGGCGTGGAACGGCGGGCGTTCGATGTCAACATCGAGCACACCGTTGAGGGGCGCGACTTCCCGAACCGCGACGTCAACCGGTGGCTGCGGCTGGCCGATGCCTTCCCGGTCGGGGAGCTAAAGATGGTTGCGTCGGAGGTGCAGGTACGGTCGGTGTCGTCGCGCGGCCGGCAGGCGATCCCGGTGTGGGTCGAGGCGGTCAGCCCGGGGGCGCAGTTCGTTACCACACTGGCGATGGCCCCGGCGGCATGGTCGCCGTGGAAGGAGCTGGATGATGACCGGAAAGTGCTGTTCGGGAGCAACCTCCTGGGCGTGCTCCAGACGTGGGGCGCCGCATTGCGGGAGATCGAGCTGGCGCACTGGCGACGACTCGACCCGGGTGTGGCCTCGAACTTCGAAGGAAAGGTGCCGGCTGGCCAGACTGTTTTCCCGGTCGGTTTCGGCACGGGGTGGGTCGCCAAGACGATCGGCCGGCACCTGCGGGACGACCGTGACCTGATGCGGCAGCTGCTCTACCGCTACCGCCTGTCGCGTTCGAAGTCGCCGGACCCGGCAAACTTCCCGGTCGGGCACCGGGTGGTCGACGGTCCCGGCGGCTGGCTGCCGATGGGATGGGTGATGGTCTCGGGGGCAGAGCCGGTCCGGTGA
- the csm4 gene encoding type III-A CRISPR-associated RAMP protein Csm4 produces the protein MPATAWVFGLQPRAPLRLGSHAEDIDRARALAASDTLFGALCWATKAVFGNEALQRLLDGLKSPEPQLRISSMLPVRWDDSGPGEIFFPLPVRKPVRQLDDRKLLRQVSFIDRAAYRWLFGAEGSSREPRRFGELLGAGLDGHELARPWEVQSRSRVTVDRRSGASALYESAATHFAPPGSSNGTASRVIPGVVALVADEAVREHLTICLRVLGEAGIGGERSSGMGRFELLGPHACELPVTANPAAGPTLSLCWPSPADLAAGAFELDETRGYRVVERGGWIASEAWNGWRSRRVAMLAEGSYLGGSGPGGGLADVTPEAGGGHPVYRYGFGLFLDEVRL, from the coding sequence ATGCCCGCGACTGCCTGGGTCTTCGGGCTTCAGCCGCGAGCGCCACTGCGGCTCGGCTCGCACGCGGAGGACATCGACCGCGCGCGGGCTTTGGCTGCCTCGGACACGCTCTTTGGAGCGCTCTGCTGGGCGACGAAGGCGGTGTTCGGCAACGAAGCCCTGCAGCGGCTGCTGGACGGGCTGAAGTCGCCGGAGCCGCAGCTGCGGATTTCGAGCATGTTGCCGGTCCGGTGGGACGACTCGGGGCCGGGGGAGATTTTCTTCCCGCTCCCGGTCCGCAAGCCGGTCCGCCAGCTCGACGACCGAAAATTGCTTCGGCAGGTGTCCTTCATTGATAGGGCCGCGTACCGGTGGCTGTTCGGGGCGGAGGGAAGCTCCCGGGAGCCGAGGCGGTTCGGTGAGTTGCTGGGCGCCGGTTTAGATGGCCATGAGCTGGCCCGGCCCTGGGAGGTGCAGTCGAGGTCGCGAGTGACGGTCGACCGCCGGTCGGGCGCGTCGGCGTTGTACGAGTCGGCGGCGACCCACTTCGCACCGCCCGGGAGCTCAAACGGAACGGCATCGAGGGTCATTCCGGGGGTAGTCGCGCTGGTGGCAGACGAGGCGGTGCGCGAGCACCTCACCATCTGCCTCCGGGTGCTTGGGGAGGCCGGGATCGGCGGGGAGCGCTCGAGCGGCATGGGCCGGTTCGAACTCCTTGGCCCCCATGCGTGCGAGCTACCGGTCACCGCGAACCCGGCGGCGGGCCCGACCCTTTCGCTCTGCTGGCCGTCACCGGCGGACCTGGCGGCAGGCGCATTCGAGCTGGACGAGACCCGGGGATACCGCGTCGTCGAGCGCGGCGGCTGGATCGCCTCCGAGGCATGGAACGGATGGCGCTCCCGGCGGGTGGCGATGCTGGCCGAAGGTTCGTACCTCGGCGGCAGCGGGCCGGGTGGCGGGCTGGCGGACGTGACGCCGGAAGCTGGGGGCGGGCACCCGGTCTACCGGTACGGGTTCGGACTCTTTCTCGACGAGGTGCGCCTGTGA